The segment GTACACAAATAGGATGATATTATAAATAATAATCAGAATAATTATATATTAAAGCTCCGGCGCCTTTTCGTGGGCGTGGCTCGGGAAATAAATGCCCCGCCAGGCAACGCCCCGGCCCGTGGCCTCATCTACCGGTTATCAGCACCAAACCCTTTTCGCTATGAAAACCGCTATTCGCCCCTTGCTCCTCGGAGCCCTCCTCTGTAGTGCTGCCGCCGCCCAGGCCCAGGTCCGGCAAAGTCGCCCCGTTGAACCCTTCCAGGCCGTGCAGGCCGGCGGTGGCATCGACGTTGTGCTGACCCAGGGCCCGGCCGCGGCCGTGGTCGTAGATGCCGCCAGTGAGGCCCAACCCCACGTGGTTACCAGCGTGAAGAACGGCGCGCTGACCATTGGCTGGGACACCGACCGGTCGTGGCGCAGCCTGCTGGCGGGGCGCAAGCTGGGCCCCGTGCGCGTGTACGTGACCTGCCCCCGCCTCACGGCCCTGTCAGTCAGCGGCGGCTCCGATGCCCGGAGCGAAACCCCGCTCACGGCCGAGGACATTCGCCTCGGGGCCAGCGGCGGCTCGGATATGCAGCTCACGCTCACGGCCAAAAACATTATCTGCAACGTCAGCGGCGGGGGCGACATGACCCTCTCGGGCCGGGTGGAGCGCCAGAAGGTGGCCGTCAGCGGGGGCTCCGATTACCACGCTTTTGCCCTGCAGAGCACCACGGCCGAAGTAAGCGCCAGCGGGGGCTCCGACGCCAACATCAGCGTGGATGGGGAATTGGTATCCAGCGCCTCGGGCGGCTCCGACGTGCGTTACAAAGGCGGGGCCCGGCTGGTCAGCTCCCAGGCCAGCGGGGGCAGCAGCACCCGCCCCGCCCGCTAGCCGCCGCTTACGGCTGAGCCTGAAGTACCACCGCCGCCCCGGTAGCTGCCGCTGCCGGGGCGGCGCCGTTGGGAGCCGGCGCCAGGTTCCGCGCGGGGCAGCCGCTATTTGGGCCAGACTGAAACCAAGCGGCGCAGGGCAGCGTTGCGGGCAAAACCGAGGTTTTCGCGCGGAAGTCGGCTGCCGGCCGGCGGCTTTGCGTAGGAATAGCCTGTGGTTACGCTTGCTGCTCTCTCTTCGTCCTGATTTTCCTCTCTCCCATGCTCCGTCCGCGTACTTTCCTCTCTGGTCTAGCTCTGAGCCTGTTTTCCGGGGCCTGTCTGGCCCAGCAACCCGTCACGGCTTCGGCTCCCGCGGCCTCTCAAGAATGCTCCACCCTGACTGGAGTAGTAACCGACGAAAACCAACGGCCCCTGACCGGGGCTACGGTTGTCATTGTGGGCGTCAATGATGCCTTTAGCACCAATTCGGAGGGGCAGTACATCGTGAGCAGCCGCAAGCCCCTGCCGGCGGCGGCGCGGCTGCAAATCAGCGCCGGCGGCTACGAAACCCAGACCCTGGTCCCCAGCGGCTGCCAGCTGCCCACTGTATCGCTGAAGCTGCTGCCTGGCACCCGCTTCAAGCGCGATGGTCGAATCAAGAAGACGACGTCGACCGGTAAGGTGCGCTATTAGCGGCTGCATTCCAGTACTAGCGGCCGAGCCGTAGGGGCCAAACTCTTGCTCAGAGGCTGACTTCCGTCGTTGTTACCCAGCCCTGCTTTACGGCCTGTACCACTAGGCCCACCAGGGTGCGGGCTCCGGCTTTCTGCAGCAAAGCCCGGCGGTGGCTTTCCACGGTGCGTACGCTCAGACACAGCTCATTGGCAATGTCCTGGTTGCAGTAATCAGCCACCACCAGGCGCAGCACTTCCAGCTCCCGCCGGCTAAAGGGCGTAGGCGGACCCGCGGCCGCGGCGGGCAGGCTTGGTTTCAGGGCCCAGGCGCGGGGCGGAGTATGGGCCAGCAGCTGCTCGATGGCGCCGCTCACTTCGTGCGGGGCCGCGGCGTGGGGCAGGATAGTCCAGGGGCGGGGATACAGCAGCGGGGGCAGGGCACTAGAGCCCGCCTGACTAAAGCACAGCACGTGCTGGGTGCTGCGCACGGCGTAGAGGCGCTCCAGGAGCACGAGCAGGGGCCGCGTAGTCAGGGCTTCGTCCAGTACCAACAGGGTATAGGACCGGTGCTGCAGAAAGTTCAGCAGCAGGTCGGTATCCGAAACCAGGCAGATGGTCAGGCCAGGGCAGGCTTCGCGCAGGAGAGCAAGCAGGCCTTGCCGGTGCAGAGTGGCAGGAGCCGCAACAAGGGCGGCCCCGAAGTTCGACGACATAGCAGGAGTAAACTTATAACCATG is part of the Hymenobacter chitinivorans DSM 11115 genome and harbors:
- a CDS encoding helix-turn-helix transcriptional regulator, yielding MSSNFGAALVAAPATLHRQGLLALLREACPGLTICLVSDTDLLLNFLQHRSYTLLVLDEALTTRPLLVLLERLYAVRSTQHVLCFSQAGSSALPPLLYPRPWTILPHAAAPHEVSGAIEQLLAHTPPRAWALKPSLPAAAAGPPTPFSRRELEVLRLVVADYCNQDIANELCLSVRTVESHRRALLQKAGARTLVGLVVQAVKQGWVTTTEVSL
- a CDS encoding head GIN domain-containing protein yields the protein MKTAIRPLLLGALLCSAAAAQAQVRQSRPVEPFQAVQAGGGIDVVLTQGPAAAVVVDAASEAQPHVVTSVKNGALTIGWDTDRSWRSLLAGRKLGPVRVYVTCPRLTALSVSGGSDARSETPLTAEDIRLGASGGSDMQLTLTAKNIICNVSGGGDMTLSGRVERQKVAVSGGSDYHAFALQSTTAEVSASGGSDANISVDGELVSSASGGSDVRYKGGARLVSSQASGGSSTRPAR
- a CDS encoding carboxypeptidase regulatory-like domain-containing protein; this encodes MLRPRTFLSGLALSLFSGACLAQQPVTASAPAASQECSTLTGVVTDENQRPLTGATVVIVGVNDAFSTNSEGQYIVSSRKPLPAAARLQISAGGYETQTLVPSGCQLPTVSLKLLPGTRFKRDGRIKKTTSTGKVRY